In Treponema primitia ZAS-2, a genomic segment contains:
- a CDS encoding TonB-dependent receptor plug domain-containing protein produces MRFSFQIAAVLCIGFGASLAAEENIQPIHQLEDITVTGTGAEKRLKDSPVATEVITAEEIGNSGAATVGDVLDDYGLMYWSGAMGDYVMLQGMDQGRILYLVNGRRIAGRTSQRLRGATIPAGDVERIEIVRGPQSALYGSESIGGVINIITKKPQETFSLSTSLQNRFLFAYDDPKTSAKPDPFDDFDPLREQDATVTTGFSIGPLRNLLTLEGSRRAFYYGEDEDVSILPEYYQGGGSLDTAIPLGDTSELRFGASFMQMQTGDWSRNSRTKNLSLAQNEYLRTGGYVEMDFMPLENTNLTVKLYDTFYQRDNDAYEKRTDTWTTGKKHENENLAVLDAQAVYEGLPNFLFTGGLEVAYNTMEHFEFTDTAAIDKEAIFFQAEWFREDKYSLLGGVRVERNSQFGFMAAPKLSGMYYFFDGFRVLGGAGMGYRAPAFNELYRDYTNTGSDPYHIIPTLDLDPEYSASFNIGAEYSNQWGFLQLNGYYTELFNEIDTNNNTGLVDPDGVRIDKRENIARSLRTGVDTEGRLNFLQYFFVSAGYSWIYAYDRTRDTEKHDQPAHTIKAKAGFNYKSRERKMTMLNTYFQGRFFSLRGDGRYDADEDPRFILDFYFNIGLGKHFIVHTSVDNLLGDIYYYGPKIGQTVTMGLTYTL; encoded by the coding sequence ATGCGTTTTTCTTTTCAAATAGCAGCAGTTCTGTGCATTGGTTTTGGGGCTTCTTTGGCCGCTGAAGAAAACATCCAGCCAATTCATCAGCTTGAGGATATCACCGTCACAGGAACGGGTGCCGAAAAGCGTCTGAAAGATTCACCGGTGGCGACCGAGGTCATCACCGCAGAGGAAATCGGAAATTCCGGCGCCGCTACTGTAGGGGATGTGCTTGACGACTATGGGCTTATGTATTGGAGCGGCGCCATGGGCGACTATGTCATGCTCCAGGGCATGGACCAGGGCCGAATACTCTATCTGGTAAACGGCAGGCGGATTGCCGGGAGGACAAGCCAGCGGCTCAGGGGTGCAACCATACCCGCAGGGGATGTGGAACGCATTGAGATAGTCCGGGGTCCCCAGTCCGCCCTCTATGGCTCTGAAAGCATAGGGGGGGTAATAAATATTATTACTAAAAAGCCTCAAGAGACTTTTTCTCTCTCAACATCCCTGCAAAATCGCTTTCTTTTTGCCTATGACGACCCAAAAACTTCCGCCAAACCGGACCCCTTTGATGATTTTGATCCCCTTCGGGAACAGGATGCCACGGTTACTACGGGATTTTCCATCGGTCCCCTGCGAAACTTGCTGACCCTGGAAGGCAGCCGGAGAGCATTTTACTATGGGGAAGATGAGGATGTCTCGATCCTGCCCGAGTATTATCAGGGCGGCGGCAGTCTTGATACGGCTATTCCCCTGGGAGATACCTCCGAACTGCGCTTTGGCGCTTCCTTTATGCAGATGCAGACCGGTGATTGGAGTAGAAACAGCCGGACTAAAAACCTTTCTCTGGCACAGAACGAGTATTTGCGGACCGGCGGATACGTTGAAATGGATTTTATGCCCCTTGAAAACACAAACCTTACGGTAAAGCTTTACGATACTTTCTACCAACGAGATAATGATGCCTATGAAAAACGTACCGATACCTGGACTACCGGAAAGAAACACGAGAATGAAAACCTCGCTGTCCTGGATGCACAGGCTGTGTATGAAGGGCTCCCAAATTTCCTTTTTACCGGAGGCCTTGAGGTAGCCTATAATACTATGGAACATTTCGAATTTACTGATACTGCGGCTATAGACAAGGAAGCAATTTTCTTTCAGGCCGAATGGTTCAGGGAAGACAAATATTCCCTGCTTGGGGGCGTCAGGGTAGAACGGAATTCCCAATTCGGTTTTATGGCAGCACCAAAACTGTCGGGGATGTACTATTTTTTTGATGGCTTCCGTGTGCTCGGCGGTGCAGGTATGGGTTATCGGGCTCCTGCCTTTAACGAACTCTATCGGGACTATACCAATACCGGCTCAGACCCGTATCATATTATTCCCACTCTGGATCTGGACCCTGAATATTCGGCCAGTTTTAATATAGGCGCAGAATATTCAAACCAGTGGGGCTTCCTTCAACTAAACGGCTATTACACTGAACTTTTTAATGAGATCGATACCAATAATAATACCGGATTAGTTGATCCGGATGGTGTCCGGATAGATAAACGTGAAAACATTGCCCGATCCCTGCGGACTGGAGTGGACACCGAAGGGCGGCTGAATTTTTTGCAGTATTTCTTTGTATCCGCAGGTTACAGTTGGATATACGCCTATGACCGGACCCGGGATACGGAAAAGCATGATCAACCCGCCCATACGATCAAGGCTAAGGCTGGATTCAATTATAAAAGCCGCGAACGAAAAATGACCATGCTTAATACCTACTTTCAAGGGCGATTTTTCTCTCTCCGAGGTGATGGGAGGTATGATGCCGATGAGGATCCTCGGTTCATTCTGGATTTTTATTTCAATATCGGATTGGGCAAGCACTTCATCGTTCATACTTCTGTGGATAATCTGTTGGGGGATATCTACTACTATGGACCTAAAATCGGTCAAACGGTTACCATGGGGCTCACCTACACCCTATGA
- a CDS encoding cobalt-precorrin 5A hydrolase, with product MKTAIIAVSATGAALAEILRPGLPESAVFVFAPHAAPGQGSFETLHGIIRELWESYEGLVFLCASGIAIRAIAPYISSKYTDPAVVVCGDTASFAISLLSGHEGGANALAAELAALLGSVPVITTASESSPRILPRNLVAGVGCRKGISAETIRLVFERVFADKHLSPIRVRSICTIDLKQDEPGLIEFSEFLGAQFCCFSAEELNGLQGTFTSSDYVKEVTGTDNVCERAAVAGGGKGHLIVPKTAFEGVTLAVFEKEYVHG from the coding sequence ATGAAAACCGCTATTATTGCCGTATCCGCTACAGGGGCGGCCCTTGCGGAAATTCTGCGCCCAGGCCTTCCAGAATCTGCAGTTTTTGTGTTCGCCCCCCACGCGGCTCCGGGGCAGGGATCATTTGAAACCCTGCACGGTATCATTCGGGAACTGTGGGAGTCCTACGAGGGGCTGGTGTTCCTCTGCGCATCCGGAATAGCGATACGGGCTATCGCGCCCTATATCAGTTCCAAATATACCGACCCGGCGGTGGTGGTCTGCGGTGACACCGCTTCTTTCGCCATTTCCCTGCTTTCCGGCCACGAGGGCGGGGCCAATGCTCTGGCGGCGGAACTTGCAGCCCTTCTGGGCTCAGTCCCGGTGATAACCACTGCTTCTGAATCTTCGCCTCGGATCCTCCCGCGAAACCTGGTTGCCGGTGTGGGGTGTAGAAAGGGTATTTCCGCCGAAACAATACGCCTCGTCTTTGAGCGGGTTTTTGCGGATAAGCACCTGTCCCCCATCAGGGTACGCAGCATTTGTACCATTGATTTGAAACAGGATGAGCCGGGGCTTATTGAATTTTCAGAATTCCTGGGAGCGCAATTTTGCTGTTTCAGTGCAGAGGAACTTAACGGCCTTCAGGGAACATTTACTTCCTCCGATTATGTAAAGGAAGTCACCGGCACAGACAATGTCTGTGAGCGGGCCGCTGTTGCCGGAGGCGGGAAGGGCCATTTGATTGTTCCGAAAACCGCCTTTGAGGGGGTCACCCTGGCGGTGTTTGAAAAGGAGTATGTACATGGGTAA
- a CDS encoding Sir2 family NAD-dependent protein deacetylase produces MKDEIVKLFALITGARHCVALTGAGVSTLSGIPDFRGKNGLYTAGLPQEFMDKYPPEVLALYLSGLPEALQSQHPEESAPSPGEQSTPFLSEKAFDIDEFEKDPSYFYTNAGPLVYTVDEKEPSIVHTCLAELEQRGFIKAVITQNIDFLHQKAGSSRVIEVHGSPRMHYCLHCAGIRVGYAEVAGLVKAGTMPRCPQCGRVLKPAITFYGESLPMDSRRAAETEAQDADLMLILGSSLTVQPAAAIPRTTLQRGGKLAIVNDMGTPLDEDASLRLWDLEETFEGIRELLLSRD; encoded by the coding sequence ATGAAGGATGAGATAGTAAAACTGTTTGCCCTGATTACCGGTGCCCGTCATTGCGTGGCCCTAACTGGCGCGGGGGTGAGTACCCTTTCAGGCATACCGGACTTCCGGGGCAAGAACGGCCTGTATACCGCCGGTCTGCCCCAGGAATTTATGGACAAATATCCACCGGAAGTTCTCGCCCTGTACCTGTCGGGGCTGCCTGAGGCATTGCAGTCTCAGCACCCTGAGGAATCTGCACCGTCCCCTGGGGAACAGTCAACACCGTTTCTATCGGAAAAGGCCTTTGATATTGACGAATTTGAGAAGGACCCCTCATATTTTTATACTAACGCCGGCCCCCTGGTATATACGGTTGACGAAAAGGAGCCCTCAATAGTGCATACCTGCCTGGCTGAACTGGAACAGAGAGGTTTCATTAAGGCGGTCATTACCCAGAACATCGACTTTCTCCACCAGAAGGCGGGGAGCAGTCGGGTAATAGAAGTGCACGGTTCTCCCCGTATGCATTACTGTCTCCACTGCGCCGGTATCCGGGTGGGTTACGCCGAGGTTGCAGGGTTGGTAAAAGCCGGAACTATGCCCCGGTGTCCCCAATGCGGCAGAGTTTTGAAACCGGCCATCACCTTTTACGGCGAAAGTCTCCCCATGGATAGCCGCCGGGCAGCAGAAACGGAAGCCCAGGATGCGGACCTGATGCTCATCCTGGGGTCCAGCCTTACGGTGCAGCCTGCCGCCGCTATTCCCCGCACAACATTGCAGCGCGGCGGCAAGCTGGCGATCGTCAATGATATGGGGACTCCCCTGGACGAAGACGCCAGCCTCCGCCTCTGGGATCTGGAGGAGACTTTTGAGGGCATTCGGGAGCTGCTGCTGAGCCGGGACTAA
- a CDS encoding uroporphyrinogen decarboxylase family protein encodes MAEALYDFSVITDGYLKFGKKYQPDGLFGHAYLHGGMGPIFEILQPNTVRWAGMPGNIIDKNSIHQFIEFPLIKEEDFDLFDNDRTGWLFSKGLPMIAKLLEPVAKWNLSTLGPMYAATTQLAAIFSSPETKKLFEAFDKITTINNKVRRQSAELDEKIEKELGIPALPKGFAAVPFDAYSDFYRGTLDAMADMLERDDVIARFSANALKNTLRSIEMQGKIMPGKWVFMALHKGIDGFMSDAQYRRFYWKDLQTIIEHIIANGMTPYIYTEGSYTSRLDCLKEVTKGKVVYHFEQCDMAQAKKTLGNTACIAGAFPIYLLEFGTKQQVIDEAKRLIDICAPGGGFIFETSSGYDAVKTENVEALFETVRTYGKK; translated from the coding sequence ATGGCGGAAGCGCTTTATGACTTTTCGGTGATAACCGATGGCTATCTCAAATTTGGTAAGAAGTACCAACCTGATGGCTTATTCGGCCATGCCTACCTCCATGGCGGCATGGGCCCGATATTCGAAATTCTACAACCAAACACGGTGCGCTGGGCCGGAATGCCTGGCAACATCATAGACAAGAATTCCATTCATCAATTTATTGAGTTCCCCCTGATCAAAGAAGAGGATTTTGATCTCTTCGATAATGACCGGACCGGCTGGCTCTTTAGCAAGGGGCTTCCCATGATAGCCAAACTACTTGAGCCGGTAGCCAAATGGAACCTTTCTACCCTAGGCCCGATGTACGCCGCCACTACACAACTGGCGGCGATTTTCAGCTCCCCGGAAACAAAAAAATTATTCGAAGCATTCGATAAGATAACAACCATCAACAACAAAGTAAGGCGTCAATCTGCGGAGCTGGACGAAAAAATTGAAAAAGAATTGGGAATACCGGCGCTTCCCAAGGGATTCGCCGCAGTACCCTTTGACGCATACAGCGATTTTTACCGGGGAACCCTGGATGCCATGGCAGACATGCTTGAACGGGATGATGTTATCGCCCGTTTTAGCGCAAATGCGTTAAAGAATACCCTCCGGTCAATCGAAATGCAGGGGAAAATCATGCCAGGCAAGTGGGTGTTCATGGCGCTGCACAAAGGAATAGACGGGTTTATGTCAGACGCGCAGTATCGCAGGTTCTACTGGAAGGACTTGCAGACCATTATCGAACATATCATTGCCAATGGAATGACGCCGTATATCTACACCGAAGGCTCCTATACGAGCCGGCTTGATTGCCTTAAGGAGGTAACCAAGGGCAAAGTAGTTTATCATTTTGAACAATGTGATATGGCCCAGGCAAAAAAAACGCTCGGCAATACAGCATGCATAGCCGGTGCCTTTCCGATATATTTGCTTGAATTCGGCACAAAGCAGCAGGTAATTGATGAGGCAAAACGGCTGATCGATATTTGTGCTCCTGGCGGCGGATTCATCTTTGAAACCAGTTCTGGTTACGATGCGGTTAAAACGGAAAATGTAGAGGCGCTGTTTGAAACCGTCAGAACCTACGGCAAGAAATAG
- a CDS encoding ABC transporter substrate-binding protein: MRIQQPLLLLWIGCLFFLLNSCNKGRDTALSPSQENAISFIDDDGKAVSLDEKRRRIISLYSAHTENLFAIGAGNSLIGGHTTCTWPPEAASFAVYDYNGDPEYIIAAEPDLVLIRPFIRRRSPGYIAEIEKAGILVVSLYPENFEDFDGYIKKLALLTGTEEEAEQQLILFHQNLDQTSVITGIIAEKQTLFFESTEAEIRTAAAGSLPALAIEIAGGLNIAGGAKSGTPGSSIAPFGAEKLLQYADKIDAYIIQQGSMNTGNGVALSARPGYHTIKAIQNNRVFYIDEKLISSPTFRYLTGVQELAQFLYPGEKFPF, translated from the coding sequence GTGAGAATTCAACAGCCCTTACTGTTACTGTGGATTGGCTGCCTCTTTTTTCTGTTAAATTCCTGTAACAAGGGGAGGGATACTGCTCTCTCCCCATCTCAGGAAAACGCCATTAGTTTTATTGATGACGATGGAAAAGCGGTCAGTCTGGATGAAAAGCGGCGGCGGATCATTTCCCTGTATTCCGCCCACACGGAGAACCTTTTCGCCATAGGGGCGGGAAATAGCCTTATCGGCGGCCATACTACCTGTACCTGGCCGCCCGAAGCGGCTTCCTTTGCGGTTTACGATTACAACGGCGACCCAGAGTATATCATCGCTGCGGAACCGGATCTGGTGCTGATCCGCCCCTTTATCCGCAGGCGCAGTCCCGGCTACATCGCGGAAATTGAAAAGGCAGGGATACTTGTGGTATCCCTGTACCCGGAAAATTTTGAAGATTTTGACGGATATATAAAAAAACTGGCCCTGCTTACCGGTACAGAGGAGGAAGCGGAACAACAGCTCATCCTTTTTCATCAGAACCTGGATCAGACAAGCGTCATCACCGGAATAATCGCAGAAAAACAAACCCTGTTCTTTGAATCCACCGAAGCGGAGATACGCACCGCCGCCGCCGGTTCTCTGCCGGCCCTGGCCATAGAAATCGCCGGAGGTCTAAATATAGCCGGTGGCGCCAAATCGGGAACGCCGGGAAGCTCCATCGCCCCATTCGGTGCAGAAAAACTGCTCCAGTACGCTGATAAAATAGATGCCTACATCATCCAGCAGGGTTCCATGAATACCGGAAACGGTGTTGCCCTTTCTGCCCGCCCCGGCTACCACACCATAAAGGCGATACAGAACAACCGGGTGTTCTATATCGACGAAAAACTGATATCCTCCCCCACCTTCCGCTATCTTACGGGGGTGCAGGAACTGGCGCAGTTTTTGTACCCCGGGGAAAAATTCCCTTTTTAG
- the cbiD gene encoding cobalt-precorrin-5B (C(1))-methyltransferase CbiD, giving the protein MTVIHENNAGGPALSSRLVNGRLLRFGYTTGSCAAAAAGAAADMLLNQKKCETWFLTTPRGVSMTLDIVNPFYDTESASCGVQKDSGDDPDITHGILVYARVRKIPSGIVIDGGEGVGRVTKPGLDQSVGQAAVNSTPRRMIAGECQRVCVESGYSGGLSVTITVPRGEELAKRTFNPRVGIVGGISILGTSGMVEPMSEKAWADSLRVEMRQLYAAGHRDVLITIGNFSAAFARDFLGLSLSAQIKCSNFIGDAFSAAVELGFNRALLVGHIGKLVKLGIGVMDTHSSRGDGRIETLVACALEAGATLEVLRAVNDSVTTDGVLVVLREVGLLEQTMAVLGSRMEETLARHNGNNMEAGFICFGKTSPDPEDPSPESLNKEGEIVAQSANALSLMEVFKT; this is encoded by the coding sequence ATGACAGTGATCCATGAAAATAATGCTGGCGGCCCGGCTCTGTCATCCCGTCTGGTAAACGGTCGTTTGCTCCGCTTTGGATATACTACCGGAAGCTGTGCGGCGGCTGCGGCGGGAGCGGCAGCAGATATGCTGTTGAACCAAAAAAAATGCGAAACCTGGTTTCTGACTACCCCCAGGGGTGTGTCCATGACCCTGGATATTGTAAACCCCTTTTATGATACTGAATCAGCTTCCTGTGGGGTGCAGAAGGATTCCGGGGATGATCCGGATATTACCCACGGTATTCTGGTTTATGCCAGGGTACGGAAAATTCCCTCAGGGATAGTGATAGATGGCGGCGAGGGGGTAGGCCGGGTGACTAAGCCGGGACTCGATCAGAGCGTGGGACAGGCGGCTGTCAATTCGACCCCCCGCCGGATGATTGCCGGTGAATGTCAGCGGGTGTGCGTCGAATCCGGGTATAGCGGGGGGCTTTCGGTGACCATCACTGTTCCCAGGGGCGAGGAACTGGCGAAGCGGACCTTCAATCCCAGGGTGGGCATTGTCGGGGGAATTTCCATCCTGGGTACCAGCGGCATGGTTGAGCCCATGAGTGAGAAGGCCTGGGCGGACAGCCTACGGGTGGAAATGCGGCAGCTCTACGCTGCGGGACACCGGGATGTGCTCATCACCATAGGGAATTTTTCCGCAGCCTTTGCCCGGGATTTTTTGGGACTGTCCCTTTCCGCGCAGATAAAGTGCTCAAATTTTATTGGCGATGCCTTTAGTGCCGCTGTGGAACTCGGATTTAACCGGGCCCTCCTGGTGGGACATATCGGCAAGCTGGTCAAGCTTGGCATAGGGGTTATGGATACCCATTCTTCCAGGGGAGACGGGCGCATAGAAACCCTGGTTGCATGCGCCCTTGAGGCGGGGGCAACGCTGGAAGTGCTGCGGGCTGTAAATGACAGTGTTACTACTGACGGGGTTCTGGTCGTACTGCGAGAGGTAGGCTTGTTGGAACAAACCATGGCGGTTCTGGGTTCCCGGATGGAGGAAACCCTGGCCCGGCATAACGGAAACAATATGGAAGCCGGGTTTATCTGTTTTGGTAAAACCAGCCCTGATCCGGAGGACCCTTCTCCGGAATCCCTGAACAAGGAAGGGGAAATTGTGGCCCAAAGTGCGAATGCCCTTTCCCTTATGGAGGTGTTTAAAACATGA
- a CDS encoding sirohydrochlorin cobaltochelatase codes for MKSFTRTGVVFALPLLITLLLPACAGNFVARSGSSKAAVGEKKPVVLVVSFGTSYNDTRANTIGAIEKAIAAAYPNYEQRQAFTSQIIIDKLRKRDGLQIDNITEAMNRLKADGVKELVVQPTHVMNGLEYDEMQEAIKPFSKDFTKLSYGLPLLISDSDYTEVVNIITNDTKQYAADDTAVVFMGHGTEHEANATYSKLDTLLKAKGFSRYIIGTVEATPSLDDVIAQVDALNVKKVVLFPFMIVAGDHANNDMAGDEEDSWKTILESKGYTVRAVLRGLGEYPGIQAMFVRHAGDAIGNS; via the coding sequence ATGAAAAGTTTCACGAGAACAGGAGTAGTTTTCGCACTACCCCTGTTAATCACCCTTCTCCTTCCGGCTTGCGCGGGGAACTTCGTTGCACGTAGTGGCAGTTCAAAAGCTGCGGTGGGGGAGAAAAAACCGGTTGTCCTGGTGGTCAGTTTCGGCACTAGTTACAATGATACCAGGGCAAACACTATTGGGGCCATTGAAAAAGCTATTGCCGCCGCGTACCCGAACTATGAGCAGCGCCAAGCCTTTACCAGCCAGATCATCATAGATAAGCTGCGCAAGCGGGATGGACTTCAGATTGACAATATCACTGAGGCCATGAACCGACTTAAGGCTGACGGGGTAAAGGAACTGGTGGTCCAGCCTACCCACGTCATGAACGGCCTTGAATATGACGAGATGCAGGAGGCCATCAAGCCTTTTAGTAAAGATTTTACTAAACTCAGCTACGGTCTGCCCCTGCTCATCTCCGACTCGGATTATACCGAAGTGGTCAATATTATAACGAACGATACAAAACAGTACGCTGCAGACGATACCGCCGTTGTTTTCATGGGCCACGGTACAGAGCATGAAGCAAATGCTACCTATTCAAAACTAGATACCCTGTTAAAAGCCAAGGGCTTCAGCCGATATATCATCGGTACCGTGGAAGCCACACCTTCCCTGGACGACGTCATTGCCCAGGTAGACGCATTGAATGTTAAAAAAGTAGTATTATTCCCCTTTATGATCGTCGCCGGGGACCATGCCAATAATGATATGGCCGGAGATGAGGAAGATTCCTGGAAAACGATCCTTGAATCCAAGGGCTATACGGTACGGGCGGTATTGCGGGGTCTCGGTGAATATCCGGGGATCCAAGCCATGTTTGTACGCCACGCCGGAGATGCCATAGGTAATTCGTGA
- the cobJ gene encoding precorrin-3B C(17)-methyltransferase translates to MGKLIIAGIGPGGEDHMTAACRDALEGADIIAGYTGYTALVKHLYPQKSYLETPMTGETERCREALKLAEGDRRVCLISSGDSGIYGMASLVFELAADYPAASIEVIPGVTAASSGGALLGAPLGHDFAVISLSDLLTPWEIIEKRLRMAAEGDFVICLYNPGSAGRPDHLRTACDILLETLPPGRVCGLARNIGRSGESSITTMLEDLGKTEVDMFTTVFIGSSRTRVVSGKMLTPRGYRNA, encoded by the coding sequence ATGGGTAAATTGATTATCGCCGGCATCGGTCCCGGCGGAGAGGACCACATGACCGCCGCCTGCCGGGATGCCCTGGAAGGGGCGGACATCATTGCGGGTTATACGGGCTACACCGCCCTGGTTAAGCATCTCTATCCGCAGAAATCCTACCTGGAAACTCCCATGACCGGCGAAACTGAACGCTGCCGGGAAGCCTTGAAACTGGCCGAGGGGGATCGCAGGGTCTGCCTGATTTCCAGCGGGGACAGCGGCATCTACGGCATGGCCTCCCTGGTGTTCGAACTTGCGGCGGATTACCCCGCCGCTTCCATTGAGGTGATCCCCGGGGTGACCGCAGCCTCAAGCGGCGGGGCCCTTTTGGGGGCGCCCCTGGGCCACGACTTTGCAGTAATAAGCCTGAGCGATCTGCTGACCCCCTGGGAAATCATTGAGAAGCGGCTGCGCATGGCGGCGGAGGGGGACTTTGTCATCTGTCTGTACAACCCGGGAAGCGCCGGCCGGCCGGACCATCTGCGAACAGCCTGTGATATACTCCTTGAAACCCTGCCCCCCGGCCGGGTCTGCGGCCTTGCCCGTAATATAGGGCGGTCCGGGGAAAGCAGTATTACTACCATGCTGGAGGATCTAGGAAAAACGGAAGTTGATATGTTCACTACCGTTTTTATCGGCAGCTCCCGCACCCGTGTTGTGAGCGGGAAAATGCTTACCCCCAGGGGATACCGGAATGCCTAA
- a CDS encoding energy transducer TonB produces the protein MMKKRSPARLIIMISVSVLLHAGFIASVSGVLQSPPLMALPRDQKTLSLVNLSLIPGDAPAIQPPRPPLSSPAVKLPELPPEQDTAGIPVESPEPELPSGPAVVEGYSIVEAPEVISGTPVVHDPSRRQEAISLYFGNLRSRIDGHKHYPYQARQRNQEGTVQVSFVVSRPGRLVGEPALEKKCRYASLNTAALEAVRDAAPYPPFPPDILEPELNFSVAITFSLFSGG, from the coding sequence ATGATGAAGAAAAGGAGCCCTGCCCGGCTGATAATCATGATTAGCGTCTCCGTATTGCTCCACGCCGGGTTTATTGCATCAGTATCAGGGGTTTTGCAATCCCCCCCGCTGATGGCGCTGCCTAGGGATCAAAAAACACTTTCACTGGTGAACCTTTCCCTAATCCCCGGGGATGCTCCGGCAATTCAACCACCCAGGCCCCCCTTGAGCAGCCCCGCAGTAAAGCTGCCTGAGCTTCCCCCTGAGCAGGATACAGCGGGTATCCCCGTGGAAAGCCCGGAACCTGAGCTGCCTTCCGGGCCAGCCGTGGTTGAAGGGTACAGTATTGTTGAAGCTCCTGAAGTGATCTCCGGAACCCCTGTGGTTCACGATCCATCCCGTCGGCAGGAAGCGATTTCCCTGTATTTTGGAAACCTGCGATCTCGTATTGACGGTCACAAGCACTATCCATATCAGGCACGGCAGCGCAATCAGGAAGGAACGGTGCAGGTCAGCTTTGTGGTGTCACGCCCCGGCCGACTGGTGGGGGAGCCGGCGCTGGAAAAAAAATGCCGGTACGCCAGCCTCAATACAGCGGCTTTGGAGGCGGTCAGGGACGCCGCCCCCTATCCGCCCTTTCCACCAGATATTCTGGAGCCGGAATTAAATTTTTCGGTTGCTATAACCTTTTCTCTGTTTTCAGGAGGCTGA
- the cobM gene encoding precorrin-4 C(11)-methyltransferase, which translates to MSTVHFVGAGPGAPDLLTLRGRDLLEQAAVVIYAGSLVNPALLDYTKKGSEIHNSAEMTLDEVIAVMTTASEQGKKIVRLHTGDPSLYGAIREQMDRLKALGISYDICPGVSSFCAAAAALEAEYTLPGVSQTLIITRAEGRTAVPEGEKLSALASHGATMVLFLSAGMLDKVSAELIKGGLSPETPAAIVYKASWPEQQILRGTVGTLAKLGAAEKTALVIVGNVLGDEYELSRLYAPDFTTAFREGRP; encoded by the coding sequence ATGAGTACCGTACATTTTGTGGGCGCCGGACCGGGAGCACCGGACTTACTGACTCTGCGGGGCAGGGATTTGCTTGAACAGGCCGCGGTGGTTATCTACGCCGGTTCCTTGGTTAACCCAGCCTTGTTGGATTATACCAAAAAGGGCTCTGAAATTCACAATAGCGCGGAGATGACCCTGGACGAGGTGATCGCCGTCATGACCACAGCATCTGAACAGGGTAAAAAAATTGTCCGCCTCCACACCGGGGACCCAAGCCTTTATGGGGCAATTCGGGAACAGATGGACCGGCTCAAGGCGCTGGGCATCAGTTATGATATCTGCCCCGGTGTTTCCAGTTTCTGCGCCGCCGCCGCCGCCCTGGAGGCGGAGTATACCCTGCCCGGGGTAAGTCAGACCCTGATAATCACCCGGGCTGAGGGGAGGACCGCAGTTCCGGAAGGAGAAAAACTATCAGCTTTAGCTTCTCATGGAGCAACTATGGTACTTTTTCTGAGTGCAGGGATGCTGGATAAGGTTTCTGCGGAGCTGATAAAAGGGGGCCTTTCTCCGGAAACTCCCGCAGCGATTGTATACAAGGCGAGCTGGCCGGAACAACAAATACTCCGGGGTACTGTGGGAACCCTTGCCAAACTGGGGGCCGCAGAAAAAACGGCCCTGGTCATCGTGGGGAATGTCCTGGGTGATGAGTACGAGCTTTCCCGCCTCTACGCCCCGGATTTTACCACCGCTTTCAGAGAAGGCCGCCCATGA
- a CDS encoding epoxyqueuosine reductase QueH: MKLLLHTCCAPCSVQCLETLRAEDIRPDLFWYNPNIHPYTEYKARRDTLAQFVADIGLNLLMEDEYGLRSFLAGLGQDYTNRCTFCYRLRLEKTASFAAARGYDCFSTTLLISPYQKHDLIREAAEGMAEKYGIPFFYRDFRPGFREGQKQARERGFYIQKYCGCIFSEEERYLGNRNNEG, translated from the coding sequence ATGAAGCTCCTCCTCCACACCTGCTGCGCCCCCTGTTCCGTTCAGTGCCTGGAAACCCTGCGGGCTGAGGATATACGCCCGGACCTCTTCTGGTATAACCCCAACATCCACCCCTATACAGAGTACAAAGCCCGGCGTGACACCCTGGCCCAGTTTGTCGCTGACATTGGGCTGAACCTTCTCATGGAAGACGAATACGGCCTCCGCTCCTTTCTGGCAGGGCTTGGGCAGGACTACACTAATCGCTGTACTTTCTGCTATCGCCTCCGGCTTGAAAAAACCGCATCTTTTGCGGCGGCCCGTGGGTATGATTGCTTTTCTACCACCCTGCTGATAAGCCCCTATCAAAAACACGATCTCATCCGGGAAGCTGCTGAAGGGATGGCGGAGAAGTACGGCATACCCTTCTTCTACCGGGATTTCCGTCCGGGTTTCAGGGAAGGTCAGAAACAAGCCAGGGAACGGGGGTTCTATATACAAAAATACTGCGGGTGCATTTTTAGTGAGGAAGAACGTTACTTGGGAAACAGGAATAATGAAGGATGA